The genomic region TATTTCAAAGTCAATTTCATACTCAACATGTTCATCTGAAACCGAAATTATGTTTTTGTGATTTATACAAACAGACTCAATATCTATTTGGTAAATTTCATCATCGAACTCATTTGCTTCGTCTGAGTAAAACTCTGATGAGCTAATTATCTCTCTGGCGCTTTCAATTAAATTTTCTTCTAGCTGTTCAAAAATACTGTCTGCAAATTTTACAGGCTCTTTTAATTCCTCTTCTTTCCTAACAACCAAATCTAATAGGTCATCAACTCTCTTTAGATGAATCAAGTTATCTAAAGTGTCAGCATATTTTTCCATATCTCCATCATCACTGATGACGTATAAAGTATGCCCACGCTCTCTACTTACTTTGCCTACAGCTTCGAGCACAAATGCGTCAGGAAATTCAGATTTTTTATTTGCTCCTCCAAATGGAGGTTCAGACTTAAAGTATTTCTCGAAAACAATTGAGGCATCTACATTTTTTATATCTACAATTTCAGCTGAACTCTTATCAAGAAACTCTTCAAATTTTTCTAAAGCAATTTTATAAACATCTTCGGCTTTTACTTTCTCGAAAATGCCGTGACAAGCTAGTTCTGGTGTATTCCTTAAGAACATAGCTTCTTTTTGTATTTTCTTTATAGCTCTTGCCGATTCTTCTGCTTTTGATAATAAATGAGCTTTTATTTCATTGATCGTAATTTGTGTAATAAGGAGGTGAAGTCTTTCAGATTCAAGAAAGTCACAAAGTTTACCTAGAGCATGCTCATTGAATTGGTAGTTTTTACTTTCATATGCTGAAGTATCAACAAATACCAA from Echinimonas agarilytica harbors:
- a CDS encoding PIN domain-containing protein, translating into MSTELESRLVFVDTSAYESKNYQFNEHALGKLCDFLESERLHLLITQITINEIKAHLLSKAEESARAIKKIQKEAMFLRNTPELACHGIFEKVKAEDVYKIALEKFEEFLDKSSAEIVDIKNVDASIVFEKYFKSEPPFGGANKKSEFPDAFVLEAVGKVSRERGHTLYVISDDGDMEKYADTLDNLIHLKRVDDLLDLVVRKEEELKEPVKFADSIFEQLEENLIESAREIISSSEFYSDEANEFDDEIYQIDIESVCINHKNIISVSDEHVEYEIDFEIVLKAHYSIADYDRSPWDPEDKVYMFVLHNDIVKKHTEVFSAYVNIDYMDGIRANAEVSELDFTDSAFELNEENSETISVKYLDLSGE